The Polypterus senegalus isolate Bchr_013 chromosome 10, ASM1683550v1, whole genome shotgun sequence genomic interval TCAATGGAAttcagatcagggctttgacAATGCCAGTCCATAACCCTCCATTTCCACTTCTCGagtcattccttggtggatttgctaTTGTGCTTTGGATAATTATCACGTTGAAAGGTCAACTTTTCAGACAGGTGGCCTCATAATCTCCTCCAGCACACTTTGACATGATGCAGAATTCAGACCTGACTCAATGACTGCAAGCTACCCAGGCCCTCAGAAAGCAAAGCAACCCCAAGccagaacatttccaccaccatgcctcaCAGTTTGTGCAAAGTTCTTCTCCTGAAATGGTGTCttcagtttgtgccaaacatctGTCTGTGATTCACCTGTGCAGAGCACATGGTCCCTGAAGGCCAGTTCGATGGAGAACTGTCGTCTCACCCTAATGATCTTTTTTTGGACAGCAAAGGCCTCTTCCTGACGCAACTTGCATGCAGGTAAAATCGGTTCAATCTTTCTGATTagttttagtgattggcaataacatatataatgaggttattagaaataagcttgatgcattaggattaaatgtcaagctggaggtaaagaatttaggggtaactattgactgtgacctgaattttaaatcacatattaatcagattactaggacagctttttttcacttaatatagcaaaagttagacctcttataacattgcaagatgctgaaaaatgaactcACCCTTTTGttttgtaacgcactcctctcaggaccacccacaaaaagacatcaatcgattgcaatgagtgcagaatggagctgctagaatcttaagtaggaaatgaaaatccgagcacatcacaccagttctgatgtcactacactggttaccagtgtcatttagaattgactttaaaatcctgcttatggtttacaaagccttcaataatctgctccatcttatatttcagaatgccttacaccttacactccaaattgcaACCTTAGATCTTGTGAAGGATGGCCcgtcgttcatcccggccaatacccccacgccgccaggtggagccctccctgcagcatggaggtgccccgaatgccagcagggaattatggatgttggagttttcctttacagccctgctggataccatccatccattctccaacccgctgaatcctaacacagggtcacggggatctcctggagccaatcccagccaacacagggcacagggcaggaaccaatctcgggacgggtgccaacccaccccagcctgctggataccatgggggccaatagaaggcgctgcagggaggaacagtgactattttccctacgccccggaagcacacatggacaaggggaatgacgtgcttccggggtaaagaagaaggtttttatctgacccggaagtgttcctggtcacgtggacagagagggcaaaacacttCGTGGgtaaggactataaaagactgaaagagacaccagagcgtcgagctgagctgggtggaagggtggcaacgcgtctgggagttggaggattgatttattgtgtttattattgtttggtttatgagtatagtggaggagagggtgctttgtgcagtgtggcatttaaataaagtcatcatttggacttttacctggtgtctggagtcttggacaggggttcaagggagcgatacagcctTAAACTGTCacaatcttcaaatgagtgtctgctcagaattccaagagctaaacttaaatgaagtggtgaggcgggcgggcggccttctgctgttatgcacctaaaatctggaacagcatgccgataggaattcgccaggctaatacagtgaagcacactgctgaaaactcattactttaacatggctttctcagagcttcaccTTAGTTAAATcccgatgctctgtatattcaattaattatcattattattcatggtggctccaaaatccatactaaccctactctctcttctgttctttttctagttttctgtggtggcaacctgtgccaccaccacctaatcaaagcactgtgatgtccttacattgatggattaaaggccacaagtccacgtgaccgtcatccatgagaaccctgaataccatgaggagtgattgaggtcattgatgtcaggtagaatgcctagagggggctgagtggtctcgtgacctcggaccccctgcagattttattttttttctccagccgtctggagttttttttttgttttctctgtcctccctggccatcggaccttacttttactctatgttagtgttccctaattttaattatttattttgtcttttttctctttcttcatcatggtaaacattttgagctccatcatttgtatgaaaatgtgctctagaaataaatgttgttgttgttgatagtaGCGCTTTGACACCAACTGTGGCAAGAGTTACCTGCCGATCTTATGGTGAAATTCTTCTCTTCTTAGAGATTATTTATCAAAACGGTCAACTCTTGGGCTGGTCAGTCCTGGACAAGTTAGCAGTCCTTCGAAATCTGTGCCACTTGTAGACAATGTTTCTTACTGTGGAATGACGGAGTTCAAATAATTTGgcaatcattttaaatttctAGTTAGAATCCTAGGCATCCACAACCTTCTTTCAGAGGCCCTAGGAAGCTCTTTTGATTTTGACATTATGACACCAGAATATCAATGAGGATGCCAGACTCTCGAGATCTGCAGATTAAATAAGACACTCGGGTGCACCTGCGTACTCACTAAGGAAGTTCAAATCATTGGCACCTCGTCAAGAACACCTGATCCTAATTTGAGGTATTTGAAGGGTGAGAAATGTAGGGGTGcacttattttttgcatttctgttcatttAGATCCTAAGAATGAATACACCATTTCAATTTTATGCACCATTTGTTCAAGTAGAGACCCTTTATCTGTAGAGACAGTTTACATGAAGATGTAACGTTTGCCTGTTCAaagatgttgaaaaagtcaaccggctccatggggtgtacttacattTTCACACGACTGTATACGGCCAAGAGCGTGTGGTGCAGTTCAACAAAGGGATTAGGCCgcaaaacaaactgaaaagtCTTTGGATATCAGTGTTCTGGGTCCTTCTTGCTTCTATCCGCACCTGGGTCTGTCACGGGTAAATGCTCTCCATCCAGGAAGTAAACCATTCATCCATGTAAGCCCAAAATGGGTGAATTCCACCGCTCCCGAGATTCAAATCCCGGTGATGGCCAGGGTTCTATACGTTAATGGGGCTTACGACACACACTGTCCGCTCTGTGTTCCAAGTGTGGATTTCAGGTCTTAGTTTACCAGGAGACAAACCACCTGACCCTCCTTGAAATTATGCCACCCTTAAAAATAACCAGAGAGATATTTGGCAGAAGCACAACAGGCTGGGAGCTGACAGAACTGCTCAAGGACACAAGCGGACATGTGAGGAGGACCAGAGACACAACTGATCTGTACACAAGTCGTtgtattttttccaaattttccgtgaaggaaaaaaaatggggCTCCTTGTGATGATTTCAAGAAGAGCATATGCCACTGCTGGACAGGCCGGTGCCCATAGTGgaggtaaaatatttaattaacaatGCAAATAATCGTCTTAGACAAGAGGTTTACTTGTCAAGGAAGCCATTTCACGGTCACATTCAGAATGCACGGCTTATCCATTAGACACAGAATGTTCTGCTTGTGTTAGGGAGCGAGTAGGAGTTCATTCCTATTGCGGCGAaactgctatttatttttttctcagccacaaTAGACAGATGGAGCGCTCAGCTGTCAAATCCGTCTCACAGGTGGTCTGCTGTGCTTGGAGAGGCCTAACGGGGACTTGTGTCTCCATTCGTCCTTGCTTATTTTCTCCATCATCCCTTCTCTTCCTAAATCTTCTTACCTGCCGTTCCCCTTTCCTTTATGGTCATGCCCGTTTTCCCTTTCCCTAACCTTCCCGTTTCCATTACCTCTCTGAATTGTCCTCCTTGTCATCATTTGTTTCTGTTGAAATTCTTTCCGAGCGCATATTTATCAATCCTATCCCAGAATTACTGCTAGGAACtgcactcgtaaaataaaagcatgagtgcttttcatcaatcaacattcaaaaaacacttcttaaaatcttagcaaaagcacccacacttttattttacgagtgatgtatgagagacttattttttactttttaacttaatataggcgtggtttttaaaaagtatatatatatataattgaagtTGCGTTCACGCTAGGTGTTCCCAGTTGGCTTCCAGAGTTCCATATTACGTTCTTCTCTGTGCCCTAACCCCTCATCTTATCTTTATCCAACGCCCTGGGAGTCTCTGCCTCCCTTCCTGAACATTCTTGGACTGAAGTGTAATGCCAGTTTTCCAGGGGGTTCATGGAACTCCGCTTACCTCCCTGGCATTTCAACATCAATTACTACGTCAATCATACGAATAACTCGAGGAAAACTGGCGATTTGCATTAGTGTAGCTTGCTTGAACGTTACCTCACATGGAGTGGTGgggaaaatgtataaatatgcgTATGACCTCATGCTTTGTAAGGGCATTCAAAGTCTGGCACAAATTGCAGATAATGGGTAACGAAAAAAACAACGTTCCCAACACTTTCATTTCGACTGACTAACGGCACATGACTTCTTTGTATAGATGGAGCGCGACTTACAAGATTTGCTGAGAAtgttattccatctctgtcataTCGGAATCTTTTTACAAGTTCACTGTTGTCCAGGAGTTCCAAAAACATTCCACTTTTCTTGGAGTGTGCGTGCCTCATCTCTGCTTGAATGCCATCTTGTGACAGCTTCTAGCAATTTAAGACAGCTCACTCCTGAAGAAGTTAGGAattgtttcctaaattaggaaaattgctACAATTCTTTTTACCCTTACTTCCGAGAATAATTCCAAATTGACATCATTCTGAGATATGTTTTTAACCAGTTAGTACCggtgagacacttgataaatggCCAAGTTTTGTGCTTAGGAGATGAAGTTTAGTGTCGGTTTCTTGAAACTAAATGCAAAAGCAAAGTCGACTTTCACTTACCACTACCTAtgattttgtgatttaaaaaaatcattgaatGGATATTCTACATAACCCGTAGTGAAATATTTACAACACTAGACAAGAACAATTGCAACCTGCTCCGTGTTGCTCAAACATTCAGACAGACATTTCATTGCATTGTGTAAACGTGACAATAACTCTGAAATTAACggatgacacttttttttttttttttaatcaaagcaaAACCTTAACGTTTCTGAAAAAGCCAACGCAATCATACACCCGCATATTGTTACTAAGTACCAATGAAACAGAATTAAACATGAATTTTTAGAGCATGCAGAGTCAATGTTCAGAATAGGGTAGGTAGAGGAAGACCGCAGAGTGAGGGTGTTATTCTCCTTCCCTCAGCCTTTTCATTTGAAATCTTCCTTTTCACAGTTCGTACCTGGCGCCTGTTGTCCTTCTTTGTGGCCATCCCAGGGGTCGCTGTGTGCATGCTCAACGCCTGGCTGAAAAAACAGCACCACCAGGAGATGCCCGAGTTTAAGCCATATGCCCACCTGCGCATTCGCACCAAGGTAAGCTGCCTGCTTCTCGACTggtttttaaatgtgaaagttttgACTTCCTTTCTTTCTAACAGTTGgacatttctattgttttttttccccccacccaTGTTGTTCACCAACTCACCTGACCCAAATCAACAGCCATTTCCGTGGGGTGATGGCAATCACTCGCTCTTCCACAACCCTCACACCAACGCTCTGCCCACTGGTTTTGAGAAGCCACGTCACTGAGAAGGCACCTGGACCCTGCTACGTATTTCTAAACTTGTACTGTAATAAATAACGGATCCTAGATGAGCAAATGTTTCTTTGTCATGTCTCATTCCTTAATGAAGGGCTGCTGTAGTAGGAGGGGAGCTCAATGGCCAATTGTCAGACACACCTGAAATTATGAAGGTACACCCTGACCATCCAAAGCGGGGGTCCCCAGCTCCAGTcggttttcactctaacccttttttgttttaaaaatgagtgccctgtttgtgctgctaattaacgtcttgtgaattaattttaattgaattggttTGTTAAGATTTCTTCATCGTTGCTCTGAATTGTTTCAattctttccttaaacggcacccaaacagaagtgaaatgtgaagtgagggagccaacagaagatcaactaagtcagggtctcaaactccaaccagctgcttaatgaggggCCGATtcctgtcgttaattaaacccgttctttaatttcatggctttgttgctgctcttgttgtgcaatagcagacatttctataattgttgattttctcttttccaagagcagcactggtcaaatgttttggggacctgagcagaccaacattcctgagaccttcatcgttccttattttcagatattgtatgatggacaccaatttgttttggttcattttgtatctcattattgtttggcttctaattaaggaaaaagaaacaattaaggggtctgagtcttcaagagcaagtcaatgagAATTagttaaaaagaagttaattagcgcCAAAACAGGatactcattaagaaaaggattagaatgaaaacctgcagccacggtggtcctccaggaccggagttggtgacccctgatcCAAAGCACTGCTCTACTTGAAGGTGGGCTCCACTCTGGTCTGCAGTGACAACAGGTAGATATGGTCTTGTGCACAGAGTACGCTAACATTCTTACTTGTATAgaaatccctcactatatcaagCTTCGACTGTTGCGGATtctatatgtaagcatatctaattatatgacacagattttttgctggttcgtggatttctgcagacaatgggtctttttacttctggtacatgcttcctcagttggtttgcccagttgatttcattcaAGGGACGCTATttgcggatggctgagaagctacccaatcagatcacgcagttaagttcctgtgtgctaatTAGCTCAGTGACGGAGCGCTGAATTCAACTGcgctgtgttaaccaggaagtctcgtctcactcattcagcatcaacgtgtttcactgtgtaaagtgttaacttttgtgtttatctttgtgcatagtcaagcccttcgttacgTCTCCAACACAATCTGCTCCTgatactgcttcaggggctgtgcccaagcgccaacggaagatgctaacgactgccgaaaaggtaaaagttttggatatgttgaaggaagggaacagctacaccgttGTAGGACGCCactacggcatcaatgagtctatgattctttttatttaaaaaggaggaaaagaatataagatctacggccgcagtgtcctttaaccagggcgcaaaacgagttgtaagtgggcgtaataaggcggtagtccagatggaatctgctttagggatctggattgaagactgccagaagaagaacaacggtggtgctacacagtcgcctgaagaggctcctttagaagagctgtaacgctctcctttgttatgcagtaaaattaaactcatcattatcggagAAGTCGTTTTgttattgttggtgagtaaccataattaattttctacgtacagtacttagtacatgtacatacgtttagtgtcactgtactcacattttactgtatgcaatttttcttgcattgtacatatttattgctggtggcctatcGTAATGGTTGTAACATAcgagatgctcgatatctttaaaataatatttaggttttactgtatataaacagtgtgtttacatacactggtgcttgaaagtttgtgaaccctttagaattttctatatttctacataaatatgacctaaaacatcatcagattttcactcaagtcctaaaagtagataaagagaaaccagtgaaacaaatgagacaaaaatattatacttggtcatttatttattgaggaaaatgatagaaaattacatatttgtgagtggcaaaagtatgtgaacctctaggattagcagtgttttcaatcaatgggatgccaatcaggtgttagtgggcaccctgtgttatttaaagaacaggatctatcaaagtctgctcttcacaacacatgtttgtggaagtgtgccatggcatgaacaaaggagatttctgaggacctcacaaaaagagttgttgatgctcatcaggctggaaaaggttacaaaaccatctctaaagagtttggactccaccaatccacagtcagacagattgtgtacaaatggaggaaattcaagaccattgttaccctccacaggagtggtcaaccaacaaagatcactccaagagcaaggcacacgtgtaatagtcggcgaggtcacaaaggaccccagggtaacttctaagcaactgaaggcctctctcacattggctaatgttcatgttcatgagtccaccatcaggagaacactgaacaacaatggtgtgcatggcagggttgcaaggagaaagccactgctctccaaaaaaaacattgctgctcgtctgcagtttgctaaagatcacgtggacaaaccagaaggctattggaagaatgttttgtggacggatgagaccaaaatagaactttttggtttaaatgaaaagcgttatgtttggagaaaggaaaacactgcattccagcataagaacctcatctcatctgtgaaacatggtggtggtagtatcagggtttgggcctgttttactgcatctgggccaggacggcttgccttcagtGATGGAACAATGTATTcagaattatatcagagaattgtaaaggaaaatgtcaggacatctgtccatgaactgaatctcaagagaaggtgggtcatgcagcaagacaacaaccctaagcacacaagtcgttctaccaaagaatggttaaagaagaataaagtgaatgttttggaatggccaagtcaaagtcctgaccttaatccaattgaaatgttgtggaaggacctgaagcgagcagttcatgtgaggaaacccaccaacatcccagagttgaagctgttctgtacggaggaatgggctaaaattcctccaagccagtgtgcaggaatgatcagaagttactggaaacgtttagtaaggggggtcacagcagatactgaaagcaaagggtcacatacTTTAGTCactcactaatatgtaatattcgatcattttccttaataaataaatgaccaagtataatatttttgtctcatttgtttaactggtttctctttatctacatttaagacttgagtgaaaatctgatgattttttaggtcatatttatgcagaaatataaaaaattctaaaggtttcacaaactttcaagcacaactgtacataatttcaacgaatcttacctaacaTCTatgagaatacaaagggtttatgctgtataactgtgcaggaaatgtttataagagtgtgggagagtttataagggcttaaaatatataaaaataaccatataaacatatggtttttacttcacggattttcacctttgtggggggttctggaacgcaaactccgcgattgaggagggatcactgtacttgctaatcaacatgcaatacaTCGTCATGATTAGTAACTTTACTGATCGCTtcctagtatctatctatctttcagtAGAACTGTCATTTGCCAGAAATAAATTTCATGGTCCACTTAGAGAAAGGCTGACAAACTCAACGTtgttatgtaaaaaaataaacttttaattaaaaaaaaaaaaaaaaaaggaaatttcaggtGAATGAGTGGCAGCTAATCTAAGCCAGCATGGGAGCAAGATCTTCAAATTTCTACATTTATCTACATCTGGCACTTTTACAAGGCTTTCTTTTGGAGGTTTCCTTCTGCCCAGTCCACTCGCCACTCATCAAAGTCCAGTAACGTGTGGTCAGTGCACCAGCCAGCCTTCTGCAGAGCTAGGAAACGGAATGAAGGGGTAAAAGCAGCggcaaaaaacaaaagtttaacgAAAGAAACCCCCAAAGACCTGTGGGACTCACCGGTTTGGAAATGGGGGAAGGCTACATCAACCAATCTGTGCGTCTCTGTCACCAGTCTCCAATGCTGATCATTAGTGGCAGCTGAAATGAAATCACAGACGGGGAAACtgtcaacatgcatttaaaaaataagaaagggGGAAACGGGCCGAGGCATAGAGGGTCAAACACGGGCAGACAAGACATTATGCAGGCCTTCAAAccaacagacacacaaacactgacaaaCATAATTAAATATGCCAGCTCCTTGCCTTGAAcagaaaagaacataaaaaaaaacacagttcagaaaaaaaaaaaatccaccccCAGAAAGGCACAAATGGCAAGGATGGTCTCAAATAAATGCTCGATCAATAATGCCTCACCCGAGTCAGCGACGTCTCTGCACCTCTGAATTGCTGCCTTGTACGGCCCAGGGCCTGAGGCCTGCAGTTCTAGGAAGAACAACAGAACGTAGGCATGGAATCCTGCCTGCAGTTCATCAGGTGCCCCTGCACCTGAACTCAAGCAAACCAGCACTCtgcctgcaggaacacagaaagtAACAAGTCAAAGTATGTAAATGCACTCCCTCATGCTAACAAGACTCACAGAAACCCTGACCCCTGAC includes:
- the LOC120536613 gene encoding cytochrome c oxidase subunit 6A, mitochondrial, whose protein sequence is MGLLVMISRRAYATAGQAGAHSGVRTWRLLSFFVAIPGVAVCMLNAWLKKQHHQEMPEFKPYAHLRIRTKPFPWGDGNHSLFHNPHTNALPTGFEKPRH